A region of Myxococcota bacterium DNA encodes the following proteins:
- a CDS encoding ABC-2 family transporter protein, with the protein MRLRAVLRFARTLVATNLRASLALRGAFWLQAVLMVVNNVAFFTMWWILFARFREIGGWRLQDMMTLFGIVAPGFGLAVVFGGGARQLARAIVDGQLDSRLTQPKPVLLHAVASQSTASGWGDVLTGAGMLYLAGRLDLAHAPFIALAIAVSALTFVASAVIFQSLAFWLGDVEQLARQLWEFTLNFALYPQPLFAGSLSFILYTLLPAGFVGFLPVEIVRSPSLHACLYALGGAVLWWTLAIAVFTAGLRRYESGNRFGATGS; encoded by the coding sequence ATGCGCTTGCGCGCTGTGCTCCGGTTCGCCCGCACGCTCGTCGCGACCAACCTGCGCGCGAGCCTCGCGTTGCGGGGCGCGTTCTGGCTGCAGGCCGTGCTGATGGTCGTGAACAACGTCGCGTTCTTCACCATGTGGTGGATCCTGTTCGCGCGCTTCCGCGAGATCGGAGGCTGGCGGCTCCAGGACATGATGACGCTGTTCGGCATCGTGGCGCCCGGCTTCGGCCTGGCCGTGGTGTTCGGCGGCGGCGCGCGCCAGCTCGCGCGCGCGATCGTCGACGGCCAGCTCGATTCGCGACTCACTCAGCCCAAGCCCGTGCTGCTGCACGCCGTGGCCTCGCAAAGCACGGCGTCGGGCTGGGGCGACGTGCTGACCGGGGCGGGCATGCTGTATCTCGCAGGGCGCCTCGACCTGGCGCACGCGCCGTTCATCGCGCTCGCGATCGCGGTCAGCGCGCTGACCTTCGTGGCCTCGGCGGTCATCTTCCAGAGCCTGGCGTTCTGGCTGGGCGACGTGGAGCAGCTCGCGCGTCAGCTCTGGGAGTTCACCTTGAACTTCGCGCTCTACCCGCAGCCGCTGTTCGCGGGGAGTCTCTCGTTCATCCTGTACACGCTCCTGCCGGCCGGCTTCGTGGGCTTCCTGCCGGTGGAGATCGTGCGCAGCCCGAGCCTGCACGCCTGTCTCTACGCGCTGGGCGGGGCGGTGCTGTGGTGGACGCTCGCGATCGCCGTATTCACGGCCGGGCTGCGGCGCTACGAGTCGGGCAACCGCTTCGGCGCGACCGGAAGCTGA